Proteins encoded within one genomic window of Setaria italica strain Yugu1 chromosome IV, Setaria_italica_v2.0, whole genome shotgun sequence:
- the LOC101769485 gene encoding ATP-dependent DNA helicase PIF1 — protein MRVQSDPWFVEYLLRIGGGTEEVNGDGNVCLPDDICVSYSEDSEKDLYRLIECIFPNLNANMTNKDYITSRAILSTRNDWVDNINTKMIGMLQGGEMVYHSFDSAIDDPHNYYPSEFLNTLTPNGLPPHLLKLKIGCPIILLRNIDPANGLCNGTRLVVRGFQRNSIDAEIVLGQHAGKRVFLPRIPLCPSDDEMFPFQFKRKQFPIRLSFAMAVNKSQGQTIPNVGVYLPAPVFSHGQLYVAMSRATARTNIKILTLPPNAEADEEQTKKKEKKKSL, from the coding sequence ATGAGGGTGCAGAGTGACCCATGGTTTGTGGAATATCTACTGCGCATTGGTGGTGGCACGGAGGAGGTTAACGGAGATGGTAATGTATGTCTTCCTGACGATATATGTGTCTCGTACTCTGAGGATTCTGAGAAAGATCTTTACAGGTTAATTGAATGCATCTTTCCAAACCtcaatgcaaacatgacaaACAAGGATTACATCACCTCCAGAGCGATTCTATCCACACGTAATGATTGGGTGGACAATATTAATacgaagatgatcggcatgctCCAGGGTGGGGAGATGGTGTACCATAGCTTCGACTCCGCGATTGATGATCCGCATAACTACTATCCGTCGGAGTTCCTTAACACATTGACTCCCAACGGGCTTCCTCCACATTTGCTAAAGCTTAAGATCGGCTGCCCAATCATATTGCTTAGGAATATCGACCCTGCGAATGGGCTGTGCAATGGTACAAGGCTAGTGGTTCGAGGCTTCCAAAGAAATTCGATCGATGCTGAAATTGTGCTGGGACAGCATGCCGGAAAGAGGGTTTTCCTTCCTCGAATACCGTTGTGCCCCTCTGATGATGAGATGTTCCCATTCCAATTTAAGAGGAAGCAGTTCCCTATTAGGCTCAGCTTCGCCATGGCAGTCAACAAGTCACAGGGCCAAACTATACCAAATGTGGGTGTGTACCTGCCCGCCCCTGTATTCTCTCATGGTCAGTTGTATGTTGCTATGTCTAGAGCCACAGCCAGAACGAATATCAAGATCCTCACCCTCCCGCCTAACGCAGAGGCAGATGAGGAACAaactaaaaagaaggaaaagaaaaaaagcttATAG